The window attattttgttatattgtaACATATGAAGTgaatgttttagtttatttatttatatattctttttttattttgtaaataacGGACATAAATACCGGTTTGATTCACACTCCCACCGGTGGGTGGCGGTAACGGTTGCCAACCGGAAATAATCTTCAAAGACTACGAAGCAGAAAACTGATTTCCGGCAAATATGGCGTCGTGTTTTTTTATTAGGAtgatttaaaagcaacaaaGACCAACTTTCAGAGGTTTACTTGTTGGTTTCATTAGTTTCACAGCTGTAAAGGTGTCACATGGGTAACGGCTgcctgctctttctctctctacgGTCGTCGTCATGGAAACAGGTTCGTAGAAAGGCCTAGCTACTCGATTCGCTAATATTAGCCATTAGCTACATTATCCTTCAGGACGAACCTCCATTAATAAATGTGTGTAATTTAAACGGTTATTACATATTGTGAACAGTAAATGTCTTTTAGGAAATGACTGAAGAGGTTTTATGTGTAGATGAGACTGACTTGTCAATTCGGCAATGGTAAATTGCTACATATTtgaatatgtatataatatttgTCTATAATTGTCTTGCTTGGCTGGAGACAGTGCTGTTCCAAACTGGTTAGAAATGCATCGAGTTTTAGGGTAACCTTATTTGATgacaaaaatatatgtttttgagCATCACCTTAGCAATTTTATGAATAACCGAGACTGAATCTTGAAATCGGCACACATTTAATTCACCAGTAAAGTCTGCTTATTGTTTAACTGATGTGTAGATACGTGCTTCCAGTGTACAGCAGATAAACAACGCAGCGTTAAATTGATATACATTTGAATGGGGGTCTGGTGCAGTATTTGTTCAAAGGGATTTATTACATGCATACgcattatcattatttttataCATACGATATTCAACATGTTAGTGAAGTCATTGTTACATTGATGTAATGTAGTTATTGTCGCAAATTGGCATAAACGTGccgtttaacgttagcttggcTGCAGACAGGGCTGTTCCGAACTGCATCTGCAATAAGTCCAGGTAAGGACAACCGTATTTATTGACAAAAACATGTGTTTTAAGCATCTCCGAAGCAATGTTATGAATAGCCGAGACTGAATCTTAAAAATCGGCACACATTTAATTCACCAGTAAACCCTGTTTATTGTTTAACTGATGTGTAGATACGCGCTTCGAGTGTACAGCAGATAAACAACGCAGCGTTACATTGATGCACATTTAAATAGAGTCTGGTAcgatttattatttaaaagacACTTTCTCCgggttttttattatttctttattttaattttttaaaggtAAAAACGCAAATAAACGTTTCACAACACAAATTGTATCTTCCAGTCACCTCTTAACACAGAATCGCATTGACCGTGTTGTTGCTAAAtatttagtgtgtgtgcgtgtgtgtctctgtggatgtgtgtgtgtgtgtgtgtgtgtgtgtgtgtgtgtgtgtttgtctgtgactgtgactgtgtgtgtttgtctctgtctgtgactgtgtgtgtgtgactgtgtgtgtgtgtgtgtgtgtgtgtgtgtatgtgtgtgtgtgtttgtctgtgtctgtgtatgtgactgtgtgtgtttgtctctgtctgtgtatgtgactgtgtgtgtttgtctctgtctgtgtatgtgactgtgtgtgtttgtctctgtctgtgactgtgtgtgtgtgtttgtctctgtgtgtgtgtgtgtgtgtgtgtgtgtgtgtgtgtgtgtgtgtgtgactgtgtgtgtttgtctctgtctgtgactgtgtgtgtgtctgtgtgtatgtgactgtgtgtgtgtgtgtgtctctgtgtctctgtggatgtgtgtgtgtgtgtgactgtgtgtgtgtctctgtggatgtgtttgtctctgtgtgtgtgactgtgtgtctgtatgtgactgtgtgtctgtatgtgtgtgtgtgtgtgtgtgactgtgtgtgtgtctgtgtgtgtgtgtgtgtgtgtgtgtgtgtgtgtgtgtgtgtgtgtgtgtgtgtgtgtgtgtgtgtgtgtgtgtgtgtgtgtgtgtgtgtgtgtgtgtgtgtgtgtctctgtggatgtgtgtttgtgtgtgtgtgtgtgtgtgtgtgtgtgtgtgtgtgtgtctttgtgtgtgtgtgtgtgtgtgtgtgtgtgtgtgtgtgtgtgtgtgtgtgtgtgttttgtggtcCAGAGGAGCAGGCCAGGAACCGTTTCCAGTCCGAGCTGGAGTTCATCCAGTGTTTGGCCAACCCAAACTACCTGAACTGTGAGTGTCGGCAGACAACAGCTCTAATATTTCTAcagttatgttttatatttgtgtggTTTGACTATCAATGATTGCTGAGCCCAGACACCAGAAGGAAAGTCTCATTTGGTAAAAAAAGATCAGCTAGTTCAAAGAAATAAACAGCTGCTTATATACTGTTAAACTGATGCATCTGTCTCAtctgttttccttttctctgtgtctgtagttTTAGCTCAGAGAGGTTTCCTGAGAGAGAAACCGTTCATTAACTACCTGAAGTACCTGCTGTACTGGAAGGAGCCGGAGTACGCCAAGTTCCTCAAGTAAGACGCACGATAAGTAGGGTATCCTAGCCACTGAGTTCCctctagggatgcaccgaatccagatttatggggctaacgctagctaacgagcagcagcccGGGAGAGGCACAGACTGGTTACCACCAGTTCTTAGCTGTggctgtccttcctttgccgtacctgaagttgctgcattctggctgctgtctgtagattccttcatgctcagctcgtattcttccagatgtttcataccagatgttgtaacagcggtgatgttgtgtattgtttagggtcctcgccaccaccagactaatcagcattgcagattgaacatgtagctggacttgaatggccttcttttgactgaaagtactgccaaacaacactttttctgctcaccagttccatttccacttcctctcagcctgctgcattgaagctccacctacgtaaacaccttccgtAATCAACGacgtcatcacgtcgaccagcgtagcggagtgcaagcgtagggttcagttcAGTgggaaacccaaccccgtcaaaaagccccaATATTCAGCTGAAGCCAaatcctggatttggtgcatccctagttccCTCTAACCTGCTTCGTTATTAAAAGtatcaatgtttacattaaggATTGACCCCAAGGCAGTTACTGTACgttaatgtactttttatttaacatgaacacactaCAGAAGGCAACACAAGAAAGTGTAATGGTGTGTTCACACCAAGGCgaaataaaatatttgtgaGTTTGATCGCGGGATCATATTTGGATCGTTTGTCTTTTAATTGGGTACCAACAATGTTTATTTCTGTCACCGTATGGCCAAAATAACCTCTGTTACTGCTCTGAAAGCTGAAGCTCTAAACTGACATTATAACATCAAACAGCTcgtgattagggctgcacagttAATAACATTTTTATCACAATCACGATTTTGGTTTCCCTCGATtttcacgtgatcgagcgatatttaaaatgcttcattcagtTCATAGAACGCGCCGTAAACCtctctctgatcacgtgcctccacgagccaatcagagcggttccctgcaccgcgcagcttagtttagatgaaGACAGTCTCAGAGGACggagtaacgtgaggaaaactccacaacagatagcagtcggtcatacGTCTTCaggaggtttaccagtttaccagtaaacacaacatttagtcccgtctgtgttgtttttcagacaacagcagtgaccagtgctagtttgagtcttttagctcatagctttagcggcagactgttgtagtcctctacagtgaaatacagtcacactacaccgtttagctgtcagcattttagccgtgtttaatccagttactactgtagctaacagtaggctaaagttacctgctgtgtaacgtgttattagtgtttactgtagctaacggtaggctaacgttacctgctgtgtaacgtgttattagtgtttactgtagctaacggtaggctaacgttacctgctgtgtaacgtgttattagtgtttactagctaatggtaggctaacgttacctgctgtgtaacgtgttattagtgtttactgtagctaactgtaggctaacgttaccttctgtgtaacgtgttattagtgtttactagctaactgtaggctaacgttaccttctgtgtaacgtgttattagtgtttactgtagctaacggtaggctaacgttaccttctgtgtaacgtgttattagtgtttactgtagctaacggtaggctaacgttacctgctgtgtaacgtgttattagtgtttactgtagctaacggtaggctaacgttacctgctgtgtaacgtgttattagtgtttactgtagctaacggtaggctaacgttacctgctgtgtaacgtgttattagtgtttactgtagctaacggtaggctaacgttacctgctgtgtaacgtgttattagtgtttactgtagctaacggtaggctaacgctacctgctgtgtaacgtgttattagtgtttactgtagctaacggtaggctaacgctaccctgctgtgtaacgtgttattagtgtttactgtagctaacggtaggctaacgctacctgctgtgtaacgcgttattagtgtttactgtagctaacggtaggctaacgttagctgctgtgtaacgtgttattagtgtttactgtagctaacggtaggctaacgttagctgctgtgtaacgtgttattagtgtttactgtagctaacggtaggctaacgttaccttctgtgtaacatgttattagtgtttactagctaatggtagctaacgttatctgctgtgtaacgtgttattaatgtttactgtagctaacggtaggctaacgttacctgctgtgtaacgtgttattagtgtttactgtagctaacggtaggctaacgttacctgctgtgtaacgtgttattagtgtttactgtagctaacggtaggctaacgctacctgctgtgtaacgggttattagtgtttactagctaacgtaggctaacgttacctgctgtgtaacgtgttattagctGTATGTAGGCTAACGTATGCTGGGGAAACGGTAGTGTTTACTAGCACgctacctgctgtgtaacgtgttattagtgtttactgtagctaacggtaggctaacgttagctgctgtgtaacgtgttattagtgtttactgtagctaacggtaggctaacgctactcgctgtgtaacgtgttattaatgtttactgtagctaacggtaggctaacgttacctgctgtgtaacgtgttattagtgtttactagctaatggtaggctaacgttacctgctgtgcaacgtgttattagtgtttactagctaacggtaggctaacgttacctgctgtgtaacgtgttattagtgtttactgtagctaacggtaggctaacgttacctgctgtgtaacgtgttattagtgtttaccagcgtgacatgcagcgatgtttctgttgcctgtaacgtctgttttggagcatcagagcaacgcagacatttaagtggcaacgtaatccgcgttgctatttcgtccggtagatgccctattggcaccggatgttaacatgcgccgttaacgtgaacagaaaattacgttgcctgtatcttttcacggcaaacgcgcatgtttggaaagtGTTCgtacaacagctgaaatggctccttcatagtgtccttcaacaaaggaggaatggatgtgaaagcagctATAATTAGCCTGTGTGACAATAACattagttttggttaaaatcaacaaataatcgtgataattaatcgtgatcaatatattgattaaaataatcgtgattatcattttggccgtaatcgtgcagccctacgcGTGATGTTTTACTGCCTTCTCCTGGAAGGAAACGTTACGTCTGGATGTCTGCTACATGAGCGCGACTTTAAATACACATTGTGCCGTTTTTTTAAATGCGATAAACGGATAAAAAGTATGCCGAAATAACGACATCATGATGACGATTTGTAAAAAGTCTGAAATCATACTTTGTCAGGTCTGTCGGCAAGACGACAAGCAAACATCTcttaaaatgcttgttttctggATGGAGTTTGGTTCTGCTAACGTCGGAGCGGCTCCATATGAacacaacataacataacataacatataacTTCAGAACTTACCAGGTGGTCAAACCTCCCAGCTTACTTTCAGAAAGAGAAACTTCTTTCTAAATACGTTGATTGGCTTTTGCGACCCATCTACACGCGAGATTTGGTGGCAACACGCCATAACTCCGCAGAATCTACAGTCAGTGATTATTGAGACATTTCATTCTAGATATCTAGACGTAGGCTGCACCACCTGAGGGTAGACTGACCCCGGGCTGTGAGGTTGTGAAATgaaagtttctgctcctgtagaagccacaagtTTGTATGAAATCAAGCTCGCAACCttgaaaaatgccccaaaaatgacaaaaagttacaaaaactaGGTTTGGGCCTCAAGTATGACACGTGTACTTTAGTCCCAGTTTTGACTTCCCTCCTTCTGGACTcttgctgcgttccaggcacccgtaactcgtgttttcacaaccttcttcCCCTGAAAGCGCCCTGGAACGCCAGTCAAACCCGTATCGTACTCCCCGTGAACTGCTACCAGatggttgtactcccagttacagtttttgacgtcacacacacgtaaacaacaatggcgccccctgttgatgctctacagacgccgctgattaacgctaagaaatagaaataaatagacaaataAATACGCAACGTGAAGTAAtcccgcacattgtaatcaaaacaatacacatacggtaacgttagcttgtgctagctaacgttaaaggttctctaagcgatgttgggtgacgttacatcttgttgacgttcgaggtattttcaaacaaaacgaggctagctcgcccctccttcctcctcatcccgtcccctcccttcctcgcactaacccccccaacccccaccccgaaatccttcttgttggttattggctggaacactgtgtgttatgtttggtggtgcaggttggcgcagtttgtttttgttgccgtttgtggagcctgggctgtctacagagaccacgtttttttaccgtgtgttcaggggacagacagctagcagatagtgagatgttttttacagtgtgttcaggggacaggcagctagcagatagtgagatgttttttacagtgtgttcaggggacaggcagctagcagatagtgagatgttttttacagtgtgttcaggggacaggcagctagcagatagtgaggagatattttttacagtgtgttcaggggacaggcagctagcagatagtgagatgttttttacagtgtgttcaggggacaggcagctagcagatagtgagatgttttttacagtgtgttcaggggacaggcagctagcagatagtgagatgttttttacagtgtgttcaggggacaggcagctagcagatagtgaggagatgttttttacagtgtgttcagaggacaggcagctagcagatagtgagatgttttttacagtgtgttcaggggacaggcagctagcagatagtgaggagatgtttttacagtgtgttcaggggacaggcagctagcagatagtgagagatgtttttacagtgtgttcaggggacaggcagctagcagatagtgaggagatgttttttacagtgtgttcaggggacaggcagctagcagatagtgagatgttttttacagtgtgttcaggggacaggcagctagcagatagtgagatgttttttacagtgtgttcaggggacaggcagatagtgaggagatgttttttacagtgtgttcaggggacaggcagctagcagatagtgagatgttttttacagtgtgttcaggggacaggcagctagcagatagtgagatgttttttacagtgtgttcaggggacaggcagctagcagatagtgagatgttttttacagtgtgttcaggggacaggcagctagcagatagtgagatgtttttacagtgtgttcaggggacaggcagctagcagatagtgaggagatgtttgctgtatgtgtgttgtagcCTGTAAACCTGACTTGTTTCTCCTCCCCCCTGCAGGTACCCCCACTGCCTGCacatgctggagctgctgcagtaCGAGCACTTCAGGAAGGAGCTGGTCAACGCTCAGTGCACCAAGTTCATAGacgagcagcagctgctgcactgGCAGCACTACTCCCGCAAACGCACCCGTCTGCAGCAGGCGCTGGCCGAGCAGCAGCCAGCACAGCAGCAGCCAGCGCTGCACGGCAACACTGCCACCAAGTAGCAGCCGCAACACGCCACCGCCAAACGTGGATTCTggtgggagagggaggggaaaacGTGTAGAAAACGTGTAGAAAACGTTTTGGATGATCGTGTATTGTGTAGGAAGTGTGGATTATAGACGGACTGATCCTGGATTTATAGGCCAATATTGattatttcttttacattttacgATGAGGAGTCCTTAGATGGGACCTGACTGCGACGTTTTCCGGTGAAACTAATCATCTTGTTAGTGCTCTTTTGGTGGACAAACGTTCTAGTCCAAACGACCCTGATCAGCTGACGTACACGATAAATGTGTGATGGAATAAAATCAGCCGATACCCCGGCCAGTTTATCAATCTagctctggtgtgtgtgtgtgttccttgtGTAGCGGAGTACATCTTTTCTATCGTGGTTTACCGTTAACGGTGATCGTTACATCCCTGATAATGACCAGATTCATTTCTTTACAGATTTCAGCGCTGATCCAGAAAGAAATCTGTGGACTTTAGCGgagtgtgtttacattttgagCTTAAAAGCTGCAGAAAGCCTGTGGATGGGGGGGGTAATATTCGGAGAAGAAACTCAGGATTTCCGTGATTAAAGTCACTAAAAAACTAACATTTTATGAGAGAAAAACTCACTTTCTTTAACCTCATCACACGACAGACGCCGCCGCTTATGACCTAATAAAATGATACGTTGCAATCAGATTTATCAACATTGAAATACTCGTAATTGTAGCCCAAAATCACCACATTATCAGAAGCATCTGGACATTATATGACTCGAACATCATACAGATTTACGTCACAGGAtatttttacatatatatatgtttttttcttgtttatttacaactttaaagggtaactactggttttttttcaacctggactctatgttcctgtgtttttgtgtctgatgggaacaacaatctttgacattggtcctgTATTATGAgagattgctgcagtcggcagcggagaaacgaGCTATAATGTCAGTCGCTAAAGtcgactaaaaagaggaataaaaaaatcaggtTTTGGAaactgatcttaatgccttaattaaaaaaattaggaaaaatccaacctttaaggaccccaattttctttgtgaatgaataatgtatcgttaataaataaatgttcttccttaaaatacagggggcataagtcagtacagccctatgttagattcccatagaggcaggcaggcttttattttgaaaggccagttatttcatggatccaggatactatgatcctgatacagttcccttggtccccccatcatcacatacccttcaccatacccccccatcatcacatacccttcaccatacccccacatcatcacatacccttcaccatacccccacatcatcacatacccttcaccataccccccccccacatcatcacatacccttcaccatacccccccacatcatcacat is drawn from Sander vitreus isolate 19-12246 chromosome 13, sanVit1, whole genome shotgun sequence and contains these coding sequences:
- the med31 gene encoding mediator of RNA polymerase II transcription subunit 31, yielding METEEQARNRFQSELEFIQCLANPNYLNFLAQRGFLREKPFINYLKYLLYWKEPEYAKFLKYPHCLHMLELLQYEHFRKELVNAQCTKFIDEQQLLHWQHYSRKRTRLQQALAEQQPAQQQPALHGNTATK